The proteins below are encoded in one region of Saccopteryx leptura isolate mSacLep1 chromosome 1, mSacLep1_pri_phased_curated, whole genome shotgun sequence:
- the LOC136389381 gene encoding natural killer cells antigen CD94-like, with the protein MAAFQTAPWRLISAFLGVTCLVLMATLGIMLKNKLDKQSIQPTSSPGHPLELQEGSGCCSCQEKWIGYQCNCYFISNEQKTWSESKKFCASQNSSLLQLLNRDELHFMKSNTYFYWIGLSYSEKHGAWLWEDGSALSQDQLSFTRHKNPRDCMSYSPTKSVLDEPCKKENYYICKQQLI; encoded by the exons ATGGCAG CGTTTCAGACCGCTCCTTGGAGGTTGATTTCTGCATTTTTAGGAGTAACATGCCTTGTGTTGATGGCTACTTTAGGaattatgttaaaaaata AATTAGATAAACAAAGTATTCAGCCAACATCATCTCCAGGACACCCCCTAGAGCTCCAGGAAG gcTCTGGCTGCTGTTCTTGCCAAGAAAAGTGGATTGGATACCAATGCAACTGTTACTTCatttctaatgaacaaaaaactTGGTCAGAAAGCAAAAAATTCTGTGCTTCTCAAAATTCTAGTCTGCTTCAGTTGCTAAACAGAGATGAATTG CATTTTATGAAATCCAATACCTATTTTTACTGGATTGGACTTTCTTACAGTGAAAAGCATGGTGcctggttgtgggaggatggCTCTGCACTCTCCCAAGATCA attaTCATTCACTAGACATAAAAATCCAAGGGACTGCATGTCATATAGCCCAACCAAAAGTGTTTTGGATGAACcctgcaaaaaagaaaattattatatttgtaaacaacaaCTTATTTAG